CGATATCCATGAATGCGCGATACCGGTCCAATTCAACGCCGCCGGGATTATGCAGCTGTGGAATACCATGCGCCGACAACGGCCATCGGGCAAGGGCATCGCTTCCGCTGATACGTTCCTGCGAGGCGCGCAATTCCCGAATGAAGGCGGTCTCCGGGAAAACCTCGGCCGCGGGCGTCATGGGGACGGAAGCGCCCAACACCCACCATAGCGACGCGCCGGCAAGCACCGCCGAAGCGTAGCCGGCGAAACGAACGTTGGGCCGGAATAACGTCACGGCCAGAAGCACGGCCACCAGCACCGCCATGCAGGCGGCTGCGGCCATCTCGCCCCGCCACGCGGGCGCGGCACCCTCGGCGCCGCTCGCGCATGCCAGCGACAGGACGAACAGCACGCCCCAGAAGACAGGCGCGGACCACAGCAGCCGTCCCAGCGCCGCCCTGCACTGTTCCGCGTTCAGCTCGTGCCATTCCTCGAGGGCCGCCGCGGCCACCCATGCAAAAACGAGCCCGCCCATGCAGAGCAAACCGGGAACCGCCGCGGTCCATCCGGCGAGGGATGCAGCAATGGCCGCTGCCGCGAACAGGACGAACGTCAGCAGCAGCCCTTCGTAGCGCTGGCGAATCGGGCGTTCCACGAACTGGCGCACCGCGAACCAAAGGGCGAACAACAGCAGCGAAACCGTGCCCGGATGCATCAAGGCGGCGAAGGGAGCGGCGCCCGCTCCTTCCGAGGACGCGATACTGGGCGCAAGCAGAGCGGCCAGGTGCGCCGCGCGCAGCGGCGGTTGCTGCCCGGCCGACGCGACACCGCCCCGGTTGATGAATTCAAGATACGGCACGAGTTGAACGCCCGCCAGCACGAGGCCCAGCGCCAGCGTCACAAGCAGGGCCGCCGATGCGCCGCGCAGCCGGCCCCGTGTTCCCTGACCTCGCGCGCGCAGCGCCAGATACACGAACGCAAACAGCATCAGGGACATGAATACGAGCACGTCGCCGCCCAATGCCATGAGCGCCACGGTGACGGCGCCCAGCGGCCACGCGCGGTAGTGACCCAGCGCGAGGCGTTCGGCGAACATGAGCAACAGCGGCAGCCACGCCGCCGCATCGGCCAAGGGAAACGCCCCCCAGATGAAAACGGGCGCGCTCAGCTGAAACGCCACTGCGGCAAGAAGCGCCAGCGGCGCCGGGAACCCGAATTTGCGCGACACGTACCATGCGCAGAAACCCGCCGCGATCATCTTCAACAGGAGCGACCACGCAATGGCCTGGTGCAGCGGCATTACATGGAACGGGAGCGTAAATGGCGAAAAGACGCGCGTGCGCAGCGCCGCGAGGAACGGCGTGCCCGCGCCCTCGTCCGGATTCCACAGCAAGGATTCGTAATTGCGCGCGGCGCGGTTGACAAACGCGAATTCCGAATAGATGCGGCGGCTCTGTTCCCTCGCGAAGCAGGAACCGCCGGGTTCGAGCCCTTCCGGGCGCGCATCCTGCCACGGCGCTTCAAACAGCGGCTCCTGAAGCGCCATGGGCACATGCGTGCCGACCGCCGCCGGCAACAGCGCCCCAAAGGGCAGCAGAAACAGCACGCTCAGGCAGAACAAGCTCTCAAACGCGGCTCGGTATCGTGGTCCCACGGTAGCGTCTCTCCCGTGTGCAGGCGGCGCCGTTCACCCGCCATCGTGAGCAGGCGCCCGCCACGCCAGCATGCCGAACAAGACCCGCCACGGCCTGCTCAGCGTAACCATAGCACGATTGTCAGCGCAACGCACCACCCAATTTGCATTTGCGGCCCGGCTCAACCGCCCGCCCGCGCTTCACTTCCTGCGCGGCGGCGTGTGAATGCCCATGCCGTAATAGTCCTCCGCGGCTTCCATCATCGCTTCCGACAGCGTCGGGTGCGTGTGGATCGTGTGCGCGATCTCCTCGACGGTCGCCTCCATCTTCATGGCAAGCGCGGCCGCGGCGATCAACTCGCCCGCCTCGTGGCCCATGATGTGCACGCCGATCAGTTCGTCCGTGCGCGCATCGCCCACAATCTTGACCATGCCTTCGGTCTCGCCCATGGCGTGGGCGCGCCCATTCGCCACGAACAGGAACCGCCCCGTCTTCACGGGGATCTTCTGTTCCACGGCTTCCTGTTCCGTAAGACCGACGTTCGCGACCTCGGGCATCGTGAACGCGCATGAGGGCACGACGCGATAGTCCATCTTCTTGTTTCCGCCGCACGCATTCGCCGCCGCAACCAGCCCCTCGGCGGACGCGCCGTGGGCCAGCCAGGTCTTGCCGACGACATCGCCGATGGCGAAAATGCCCGGCACGCTGGTTTCCATGCGTTCGTTCACGACGATATCGCCCCGCGGCCCGGTCTTGACGCCCGCATCCAGCGCAAACTCCGAATTGCAGCGCATGCCGACCGCAACCAGCAACAGGTCCACGGTGACCGTCCCGGCTTTCGCGCCTTCCAGATGCAGCACGAGTCCGTCTTTCTTGCGGTCAAGCCTGGCCACCTTCGTGCCCGTGCGGACATCCATCCCTTTCTTCTTCAGGCCGGCTTCGAAGCGCTTCGTCAATTCCGCATCCGATTTCGGCAACACGTTCGGCATCATCTCGATGAGAGTCACGTCCGCGCCGAACGCGTTCCAGGCACAGGCAAACTCGGCGCCCAACGGCCCCGCGCCGACCACCGCGATGCGTTTCGGCAGCTGCGTCAACTCGAGCGCGTCCGTGCTGTCGATCACGGCCTTGTGATCGAACTCCATGCCGGGAACGTTCCCGGGCCGGCCGCCCGTGGCCACGATCAGCGCGTTCGCCTTGATCTCTTCCTTGCCGGCGAGCACGCGGCCCGCAGCGGGCACGCGCGCCTCGCCGCGCACCACTTCTATACCCCGAGCCTTGAATAAGGTTTCGATCCCGCCCGTATTGACGGCAACGACCTTCTTCTTGCGCTCGACCATTTTCCGCAGGTCAAACCCTTTCAGGTCGAGTTTGAGGCCCAATTCGTCCGCGTGCTGCAATTTCCGGAAAAGTCCGGCGGAATATATAAGCGTCTTGGTCGGGATGCACCCGACGTTCAGGCACACGCCGCCGAGCATCTTGCGCTCGACGACCACAACGCGCCTGCCCAGTTGCGCCGCGCGGATCGCCGCGACATAACCGCCCGGTCCGCTGCCGATTACGCACACATCACATTCGCGCATACCATCTCCTTTCAACCGCGGCCCATTAGACCTGGAATTCCACCTGTTCGAGAACCTGCTTCAAACGGCCCATGAACTGCGCCGCAACCGCGCCGTCGATCACCCGGTGGTCGCTGGACATCGTCATTTTCATCATGGGACGGATGAGGATGGCCCCTTCGCGCGCGACCACGCGGTCCGTAATGGCCCCGACAGCGATGATCGCGCTGTCCGGCTTGTTGATAATCGCCGTGAAACTCTCCACGCCGAACACGCCCATGTTGGAGACCGTGAAGGTGTTGCCCGTATAGTCGTCGGGCAGCAGCTTGTTCGTTTTCGCCTTTTCGACCAGCGCTTTCGACGCCTTGGCCAGGCCCTCGATCGACAGCAGTTGCGCCTGTTTGACCACCGGCACTACCAGCCCGTTCGGCAACGCCACGGCAACACCCAGATTCACGTCCGCCACTTCTTCAATGGCGTCGCCCGCCCAGCGCGCGTTCACCTGCGGAAACTCGCGCAGCGCGCGCACCGCCGCGAACAGCACCAGGTCGTTGAACGACGCCTTGAAGGGAAGCTTTTCGCGCAGCGACTTGATCCCCCCCATGTCGACCTCGACCGTCACGTAATAGTGCGGAGCCGAGTATTTACTCTCCGACATGCGCTGGGCGATGATCCGGCGCATCGGCGTCAAGGGTATGCGACGCACTCCTTCCACCGGCGCGGCGGGCTGCTGGGCCGCCTTCGCAGGCGCTTCTTGCGCGCGCAGCACGTCGTCCTTCATCACCTTGCCCCGCGCGCCCGTGCCCGCGACCGACGCCAAATCCACCCCCGCCTGTTCCGCGACGCGGCGCGCCACCGGCGTGGCGCGCACGGGCGACGCGCCCGCGGCAGCCACAACATCCTTCGCCATCACGCGTCCGCCCACGCCGGAACCCGCGGCCCGCGCAGGGTCCACGCCCAGTTCCGCGGCGGCCTTGCGCGCACGCGGCGAAACCGGACCGCGGGACTCGGCGGAGACAGGCGCCGCAACGGGGGCAGCCGCGACCGGGGCCGCCACTGCGCCAACCTGCGCGGCTGCGGGCGCTTCCACGCCCGCCGACACGCCGGCCGCGCCGTATTGCGACAGGTCCGGCAGCGGTTCGCCAGGTTCGCCGATAAGCGCAATAACCGTGAGAACGGGCACCTCGATGCCCGGTTCGAGCAGAATCTTGCGCAGCACGCCCGCCGCGGGCGATTCGCATTCCACCTCCGCCTTGTCGGTCTGGATCGAGAATAAGGGTTCGCCCATCGCGACCTGGTCGCCTTCGCGCTTCAACCACTGGACTACCGGGGCCTCCTCGACGGATTGCCCCATTTTTGGCATACGTACTTCGTGCATGGCTACTCCTGTGCTATCCAACCGTCTCGTGCGAGACGTTCCTCTGCCCGGCAAATCACTGCGGCAAGCGGCGCATCCGCGTCCAGGCCGCACACCGCCTTTAGGGCCCCCGAAAGACCAGCTTCCGTGCGGATGCGTTGAAGGGATTGCGCGGCCGGATCATCCCGGGGATCGTAGCGCATTGCGGCGGCGGCTGCAAACGCGATGCCTTCCGGGGAGATTCCCTGCTCGAGGCACATGCACGCCGCGCCGATGAGCCGGTCGTGCCGGCCCAGCTTGCGCAGGGGGTCCCGGGCCACGCGCGAAACCTGGTCGCCGAGCGCCCGGTTGGCGTAGCGGCGGAGCAGGTCCTCGCCATGGGCTCGCAGCGCGTCCAGCGCCAGCCCGTGCCGCGCGTGCATGCCGCGGCAGCTCTCATCCAGCGCCTGCTCGACCACGGCGCGCACCCGCGCGTCCGCGACGGCCTGCCAGATGTATTCATGGCCTTGCAGCGCGCCGAGATAGGCCGCGGCCGCATGACTCATGTTGTGTACGAACAGCTTCCGCTCGACGTACGCGCCAAAATTCGGCATAGGCTTCATGTGCGCGATATCGGGAATAGCGCCGCGGAAAGCCGCCGCGTCCACCGGCAACTCGCAATAGGGCTCGACACAGACCAGCAACGGGTCCTCGGCCTTGATCGCGTCCGTCATGACCGGAACCATCCGCCCTATCGACGCCTCGACGAAACCCGTTTTTTCCTCGAGAATGGGGTGCTGCCGCGGCGCCAGGTGCTTGCGCACCTCGCCGCGCAAGAAGGGGCCCGCGTTGAGCAGATTCTCGCACACGATGATGTTCAGCGGCGGCGCGGAATCCGTTTCAAAACGCAAGGCAAGACCTTTGGCCAGCAGCGGCGCGATGCGCGGCAGCACGTTCACCCCCACGGCCGTCGAGGCAAGGGACGCTTCGGCAATCGCACGCGTCACGGCTTCGGTATCCGAGGCGTGCACGGCGTCCACGTCCCNNNNNNNNNNNNNNNNNNNNNNNNNNNNNNNNNNNNNNNNNNNNNNNNNNNNNNNNNNNNNNNNNNNNNNNNNNNNNNNNNNNNNNNNNNNNNNNNNNNNCCTTTGGCCAGCAGCGGCGCGATGCGCGGCAGCACGTTCACCCCCACGGCCGTCGAGGCAAGGGACGCTTCGGCAATCGCACGCGTCACGGCTTCGGTATCCGAGGCGTGCACGGCGTCCACGTCCCGTATCCAAATGGTCTCGTTGACCTCAGACACCAGCCGCAGCGGATAGGCCCGCC
This sequence is a window from Candidatus Hydrogenedentota bacterium. Protein-coding genes within it:
- the lpdA gene encoding dihydrolipoyl dehydrogenase, with the translated sequence MRECDVCVIGSGPGGYVAAIRAAQLGRRVVVVERKMLGGVCLNVGCIPTKTLIYSAGLFRKLQHADELGLKLDLKGFDLRKMVERKKKVVAVNTGGIETLFKARGIEVVRGEARVPAAGRVLAGKEEIKANALIVATGGRPGNVPGMEFDHKAVIDSTDALELTQLPKRIAVVGAGPLGAEFACAWNAFGADVTLIEMMPNVLPKSDAELTKRFEAGLKKKGMDVRTGTKVARLDRKKDGLVLHLEGAKAGTVTVDLLLVAVGMRCNSEFALDAGVKTGPRGDIVVNERMETSVPGIFAIGDVVGKTWLAHGASAEGLVAAANACGGNKKMDYRVVPSCAFTMPEVANVGLTEQEAVEQKIPVKTGRFLFVANGRAHAMGETEGMVKIVGDARTDELIGVHIMGHEAGELIAAAALAMKMEATVEEIAHTIHTHPTLSEAMMEAAEDYYGMGIHTPPRRK
- a CDS encoding mannitol dehydrogenase produces the protein DVDAVHASDTEAVTRAIAEASLASTAVGVNVLPRIAPLLAKGLALRFETDSAPPLNIIVCENLLNAGPFLRGEVRKHLAPRQHPILEEKTGFVEASIGRMVPVMTDAIKAEDPLLVCVEPYCELPVDAAAFRGAIPDIAHMKPMPNFGAYVERKLFVHNMSHAAAAYLGALQGHEYIWQAVADARVRAVVEQALDESCRGMHARHGLALDALRAHGEDLLRRYANRALGDQVSRVARDPLRKLGRHDRLIGAACMCLEQGISPEGIAFAAAAAMRYDPRDDPAAQSLQRIRTEAGLSGALKAVCGLDADAPLAAVICRAEERLARDGWIAQE
- a CDS encoding 2-oxo acid dehydrogenase subunit E2, producing the protein MHEVRMPKMGQSVEEAPVVQWLKREGDQVAMGEPLFSIQTDKAEVECESPAAGVLRKILLEPGIEVPVLTVIALIGEPGEPLPDLSQYGAAGVSAGVEAPAAAQVGAVAAPVAAAPVAAPVSAESRGPVSPRARKAAAELGVDPARAAGSGVGGRVMAKDVVAAAGASPVRATPVARRVAEQAGVDLASVAGTGARGKVMKDDVLRAQEAPAKAAQQPAAPVEGVRRIPLTPMRRIIAQRMSESKYSAPHYYVTVEVDMGGIKSLREKLPFKASFNDLVLFAAVRALREFPQVNARWAGDAIEEVADVNLGVAVALPNGLVVPVVKQAQLLSIEGLAKASKALVEKAKTNKLLPDDYTGNTFTVSNMGVFGVESFTAIINKPDSAIIAVGAITDRVVAREGAILIRPMMKMTMSSDHRVIDGAVAAQFMGRLKQVLEQVEFQV
- a CDS encoding mannitol-1-phosphate 5-dehydrogenase translates to MDKKAVHFGAGNIGRGFLGQLYFESGYATTFIDVADEVVRSLHARRAYPLRLVSEVNETIWIRDVDAVHASDTEAVTRAIAEASLASTAVGVNVLPRIAPLLAKG
- a CDS encoding YfhO family protein; protein product: MGPRYRAAFESLFCLSVLFLLPFGALLPAAVGTHVPMALQEPLFEAPWQDARPEGLEPGGSCFAREQSRRIYSEFAFVNRAARNYESLLWNPDEGAGTPFLAALRTRVFSPFTLPFHVMPLHQAIAWSLLLKMIAAGFCAWYVSRKFGFPAPLALLAAVAFQLSAPVFIWGAFPLADAAAWLPLLLMFAERLALGHYRAWPLGAVTVALMALGGDVLVFMSLMLFAFVYLALRARGQGTRGRLRGASAALLVTLALGLVLAGVQLVPYLEFINRGGVASAGQQPPLRAAHLAALLAPSIASSEGAGAAPFAALMHPGTVSLLLFALWFAVRQFVERPIRQRYEGLLLTFVLFAAAAIAASLAGWTAAVPGLLCMGGLVFAWVAAAALEEWHELNAEQCRAALGRLLWSAPVFWGVLFVLSLACASGAEGAAPAWRGEMAAAACMAVLVAVLLAVTLFRPNVRFAGYASAVLAGASLWWVLGASVPMTPAAEVFPETAFIRELRASQERISGSDALARWPLSAHGIPQLHNPGGVELDRYRAFMDIVKRDPLMLRRAGSRLLLLTKEDIQGDFASVRPMLGIRHVFASGAVLFEDREAKPRAWMAYMWRPVESFDPEIVGWDRLPTMETPLLPEQTSGSDAVPSVEMHGANNWIRVQVDTPRRGVLVLADAWYPGWQVTLDGVVTDSFPVDGLFRGVRVSEGVHVIEFRYQPQSFIVGLVLSGIAALIVVYGLGRLAHQRWRAAPSL